Proteins encoded together in one Pantoea sp. CCBC3-3-1 window:
- a CDS encoding methyl-accepting chemotaxis protein produces MKLSNFKIGARLGLLAALLLLATLFIGLRGLMLNQASLEQSHAIMQQENQIEQVIDTARNAQVQFKIQVQEWKNTLLRGGQDLQSFEKYKQAFIAQSDKTQVLLTQLITTLPELGMDTGEVVKTKALHAELQQRYLAALDAFHQGDATSAQRVDRLVTGADRLPTKMIDEVVSQVLAHSQKMHQNIEAENQSSFQHTRLILIVSMLVALITGCTITWWLVRSITRPLAEAVGIAQKVAAGDLQTQIVIRGRDETALLMTALKEMNLNLTRIVSDVREGTETIATASAEIALGSQDLSGRNEAQASALEETAASMEELTSVVKKNADNARHASDIALTATTAAKQGGSMMHEVVENMGEIQHFSDRISNIITLIDGIAFQTNILALNAAVEAARAGAEGRGFAVVAAEVRALSQRSASAARDIKELIDSSVTRINAGNKLVARAGEAMENIVENVQRVSSLVAEISLASGEQSVGIDQVNLAVTQMDSATQQNASLSQQSTVAAQSLQAQAESLLQSVSVFKLAQV; encoded by the coding sequence ATGAAATTATCTAATTTTAAAATCGGTGCGCGGCTGGGATTGTTAGCCGCGCTCCTGCTGTTAGCAACGCTTTTTATTGGCCTGCGCGGGCTAATGCTAAATCAGGCATCGCTTGAGCAAAGTCATGCAATTATGCAGCAGGAAAATCAAATCGAGCAGGTTATCGATACGGCCCGCAACGCTCAGGTGCAGTTTAAAATTCAGGTGCAGGAGTGGAAAAATACGCTGTTGCGCGGCGGTCAGGATCTGCAATCTTTTGAGAAATATAAGCAGGCTTTTATTGCACAAAGCGATAAAACGCAGGTATTGCTGACCCAGTTAATTACCACGTTACCCGAGCTGGGGATGGATACCGGCGAAGTGGTAAAAACCAAAGCGCTGCATGCCGAATTGCAACAGCGTTATCTGGCGGCGCTGGATGCGTTTCATCAGGGCGATGCGACCAGCGCGCAACGCGTCGATCGTTTAGTGACGGGGGCTGACCGGCTGCCCACTAAAATGATTGATGAGGTGGTCAGCCAGGTGCTGGCGCACAGTCAAAAAATGCATCAGAACATTGAGGCAGAAAACCAGTCCAGCTTTCAGCATACCCGGTTGATTCTGATCGTATCCATGCTGGTGGCATTAATCACCGGCTGTACCATCACCTGGTGGCTGGTGCGCAGCATTACGCGTCCTCTGGCTGAAGCCGTAGGCATTGCGCAGAAAGTGGCGGCAGGCGATCTGCAAACCCAGATTGTTATCAGGGGACGAGATGAAACCGCGCTGCTGATGACCGCCCTGAAGGAGATGAATCTCAACCTGACCCGCATCGTTTCTGACGTGCGTGAAGGAACCGAAACGATTGCGACCGCCTCGGCTGAGATTGCCCTGGGCAGTCAGGATCTTTCTGGCCGTAACGAAGCGCAGGCCAGCGCACTTGAAGAGACCGCCGCTTCTATGGAAGAGCTGACCTCGGTCGTGAAAAAAAACGCCGATAATGCCCGCCACGCCAGTGATATCGCCCTTACGGCGACCACCGCCGCGAAACAGGGCGGCAGCATGATGCACGAAGTGGTGGAAAATATGGGCGAGATCCAGCATTTCTCAGACCGTATCAGCAACATCATTACCCTGATTGATGGTATTGCTTTCCAGACAAATATCCTGGCGCTGAATGCGGCGGTTGAAGCCGCGCGTGCAGGGGCTGAAGGGCGTGGATTTGCTGTTGTTGCAGCAGAAGTCCGTGCGCTTTCCCAGCGCTCCGCTTCGGCCGCACGGGATATTAAAGAACTTATCGACAGTTCGGTTACGCGCATCAATGCGGGCAACAAACTGGTTGCACGCGCGGGTGAAGCGATGGAAAACATCGTAGAGAACGTTCAGCGTGTCAGCTCGCTGGTGGCGGAAATTTCACTGGCCAGCGGCGAACAAAGCGTGGGCATCGATCAGGTAAACCTGGCCGTTACGCAGATGGACTCGGCTACGCAGCAAAACGCCTCGCTGTCTCAGCAGTCCACCGTCGCGGCACAGTCGCTTCAGGCTCAGGCAGAGAGCCTGCTGCAAAGCGTCAGCGTATTTAAGCTGGCTCAGGTGTGA
- a CDS encoding AI-2E family transporter produces MEIRNLSKQRMCEGVSYVLIFVALFSIFPLRLLPCFLAGFIVYETILALTPWVERLVKGPLARWIIIFFLTVLVLLALVGGITKLIGFLLHDFQNPAAFHAAASKLLEDAQRTLSPVVTRYLPADIDELQHQVITWLREHLVVVQTFGRSAAHTFATMLIGMLLGAIISLRIGSASSSTETPLKYAMLERLTVLAASFHNVVFAQIKVSLVNTLLTCGFLFGVLPLFGLHFPFAKTVIVLTFIAGLLPIIGNLISNTVIVLIGLSISLEAAFIALIFLMLVHKLEYFINARIFGTRINAKTWEILLAMLVFESAFGLAGVVAAPVYYAYLKSELRLARLI; encoded by the coding sequence ATGGAGATACGCAACCTGAGTAAACAGAGGATGTGTGAAGGCGTAAGCTATGTGCTGATTTTTGTCGCCTTGTTTTCAATTTTTCCGCTGCGGCTGTTGCCGTGTTTTCTGGCCGGTTTTATCGTCTATGAAACCATTCTGGCTTTGACGCCCTGGGTGGAAAGGCTGGTGAAAGGCCCACTGGCTCGCTGGATTATTATCTTTTTCCTGACGGTATTAGTACTGCTGGCGCTGGTTGGCGGCATCACCAAGCTGATAGGTTTCCTGCTGCACGATTTTCAGAACCCGGCGGCCTTTCACGCGGCGGCCAGCAAATTGCTGGAAGATGCCCAGCGTACTTTATCGCCCGTGGTGACGCGTTATCTGCCAGCGGATATCGATGAACTTCAGCATCAGGTCATTACCTGGCTGCGTGAGCATCTGGTCGTGGTGCAAACCTTTGGCCGCAGTGCGGCACACACCTTTGCCACCATGCTGATTGGTATGCTGCTCGGGGCGATTATCTCTTTGCGTATTGGCAGTGCCAGCAGCAGCACCGAGACGCCGCTCAAGTATGCCATGCTCGAACGGTTAACCGTATTAGCCGCGTCGTTCCATAACGTGGTGTTTGCGCAAATCAAGGTTTCGCTGGTCAACACGCTGCTCACCTGCGGTTTTTTATTCGGCGTGCTGCCGCTGTTTGGGCTGCATTTCCCGTTCGCCAAAACCGTTATCGTACTGACCTTCATCGCAGGCCTGCTGCCGATTATCGGCAATCTCATCTCCAATACGGTTATCGTGCTGATTGGGCTCTCTATCTCGCTGGAAGCAGCGTTTATTGCGCTGATATTTTTGATGCTGGTGCACAAGCTCGAATATTTTATCAATGCCCGTATTTTTGGCACGCGCATTAACGCTAAAACCTGGGAGATCCTGCTGGCGATGCTGGTATTTGAATCCGCTTTTGGGCTGGCAGGCGTTGTCGCGGCACCGGTTTATTATGCCTACCTTAAAAGCGAGCTGCGCCTCGCCAGACTGATCTAA
- a CDS encoding helix-turn-helix domain-containing protein, with the protein MSHDDFISDLVKWIDTHIEGKMDLDTVARRAGYSKWHLQRMFKQHTGHALGEYIRARRLKKSAERLARGAEPILDVAISFGFDSQQSFNRSFKRQFGQSPGAWRRQVQVSA; encoded by the coding sequence ATGAGCCATGATGATTTCATTAGCGATCTCGTGAAGTGGATTGATACTCACATTGAAGGGAAGATGGATTTAGACACCGTTGCGCGCCGCGCGGGATACTCTAAGTGGCATCTGCAACGTATGTTTAAACAACATACCGGCCATGCGCTGGGTGAATATATTCGCGCCCGTCGCCTGAAAAAATCCGCTGAACGCCTGGCGCGAGGCGCAGAACCCATTCTGGATGTGGCCATCTCCTTTGGTTTTGACTCCCAGCAGTCTTTCAATCGCAGCTTTAAACGCCAGTTCGGCCAGTCACCAGGGGCATGGCGTCGTCAGGTGCAGGTCAGCGCCTGA
- a CDS encoding Rrf2 family transcriptional regulator, producing the protein MLDIRFPTALQMVLCVAQAEREGKRSTSKILAMGLEANPSFVRKMMVPLARDGIIVSTLGRTGTIRLGRPAEEITLCDIYTSVLEDKPLLAGRPEVPARCLVSANTCWFFKELAHEAEQASLNVLAKRTVADALREIYERDRRYPEGSCEAMKAGEQVES; encoded by the coding sequence ATGCTTGATATTCGTTTTCCTACGGCCCTACAGATGGTGCTGTGCGTGGCCCAGGCGGAGCGGGAAGGTAAACGCAGCACCAGTAAAATACTGGCGATGGGCCTTGAGGCTAATCCCAGTTTCGTACGCAAAATGATGGTGCCGCTTGCTCGCGACGGCATTATCGTTTCAACGCTCGGTCGGACCGGTACTATCCGGTTAGGGCGTCCGGCGGAAGAGATCACCCTGTGTGATATTTATACTTCTGTGCTGGAAGATAAACCCTTACTGGCGGGGCGTCCGGAAGTGCCGGCGCGTTGTCTGGTGAGCGCCAATACCTGCTGGTTCTTCAAAGAGCTGGCTCACGAAGCCGAACAGGCGTCGCTAAACGTGCTGGCAAAACGCACGGTTGCAGATGCACTACGCGAGATCTATGAACGCGATCGCCGCTATCCTGAAGGAAGCTGTGAGGCGATGAAAGCAGGTGAGCAAGTTGAATCCTGA
- a CDS encoding NAD(P)-dependent oxidoreductase: MSQRPSVAVLGLGAMGHAFAANLLKNGFITWGWNRTKARGEDLQSAGLQLVDTPDAAVRQADVVISMLADAATTESVLQQATAALKKQAIVVQMGTIGVESTEKLIAHFSEQRPDVVLLDAPVSGTRTPAQNAQIVVLASGDRERAAHVEPVFAAISKGTKWLGKAGAASRMKLVVNAWLISMVQGLAESTQMAEEFGFTPDEFWNVLDGGPLAVPYVKGKLEMIKEGSYDPQMHLTWALKDVNLALAAAKNSELPGLNLISEVWQDAVDAGYGEKDLSVIYRYLSEKTS, translated from the coding sequence ATGAGTCAACGTCCCTCTGTCGCAGTACTGGGATTGGGTGCCATGGGCCATGCTTTTGCCGCCAATCTGTTGAAAAATGGCTTTATCACCTGGGGCTGGAACCGGACAAAAGCCCGCGGTGAAGATTTGCAAAGCGCCGGGCTTCAACTCGTCGACACGCCTGACGCAGCCGTACGGCAGGCCGACGTGGTGATCAGCATGCTAGCCGATGCTGCGACCACCGAAAGCGTGTTGCAACAGGCAACGGCGGCGCTGAAAAAACAGGCGATCGTGGTGCAAATGGGCACCATCGGCGTGGAATCCACGGAAAAACTGATTGCCCATTTCAGCGAGCAGCGCCCGGACGTGGTGCTGCTGGATGCTCCGGTTTCAGGCACCAGGACTCCCGCGCAAAATGCGCAAATTGTGGTGCTGGCCAGTGGCGATCGCGAACGTGCTGCGCATGTCGAACCGGTGTTTGCTGCCATTTCCAAAGGAACCAAATGGCTGGGCAAAGCAGGCGCTGCCTCGCGCATGAAGCTGGTGGTCAACGCCTGGCTGATTTCAATGGTTCAGGGGCTGGCGGAAAGTACGCAAATGGCGGAAGAGTTTGGCTTCACCCCGGACGAGTTCTGGAACGTACTGGATGGCGGCCCGCTGGCTGTACCCTATGTAAAAGGCAAGCTGGAGATGATCAAAGAGGGGAGTTACGATCCGCAAATGCATCTCACCTGGGCGTTAAAAGACGTTAACCTGGCGCTGGCTGCCGCTAAAAACAGCGAACTTCCCGGTCTGAATTTGATTTCTGAGGTCTGGCAGGATGCCGTAGACGCAGGCTATGGCGAGAAAGATTTATCGGTGATCTACCGTTATCTCAGCGAAAAAACCTCTTAA
- a CDS encoding flavin reductase family protein encodes MMSKKQDFPVHNVRHFLEPGPVVLISSMLGSERDIMTLGWHTILEFSPSLVGCMISAGNHSHSLIKQSGECVINLPTSALLDTVVAIGNSSGKAIDKFREFGLTAEPASRVNAPLIAECHASFECRIYDDSLVDNFNFFIFEVVKAHAAASPQQPETVHYRGDGQFMLSGKQVSRRSLFRPEML; translated from the coding sequence ATGATGAGTAAAAAACAAGATTTTCCGGTGCATAATGTCCGCCACTTTCTGGAGCCGGGCCCGGTCGTGCTGATCTCGTCAATGCTGGGTTCAGAACGAGATATCATGACGCTGGGCTGGCATACCATTCTGGAATTTTCACCCTCTCTGGTGGGCTGTATGATTTCTGCCGGTAATCACAGCCATTCCCTGATCAAACAAAGCGGTGAATGCGTCATTAATTTGCCCACATCGGCCCTGCTGGATACGGTTGTGGCCATCGGCAATAGCAGCGGCAAAGCGATCGATAAGTTTCGAGAGTTTGGCCTTACCGCTGAACCTGCAAGCCGGGTAAACGCGCCGCTCATTGCAGAATGCCACGCCAGTTTCGAATGTCGGATCTATGACGATTCGCTGGTGGATAACTTTAACTTCTTTATTTTTGAAGTGGTTAAAGCCCATGCCGCCGCGTCACCACAGCAGCCCGAAACGGTGCACTACCGTGGCGATGGCCAGTTTATGCTGTCAGGTAAACAGGTCAGCCGCCGCTCGCTGTTTCGCCCGGAAATGCTCTGA
- a CDS encoding sugar transporter: MQSSTVSRKTAWLRVIMLAIAAFIFNTTEFAPVGLLSDIAASFSMKTAQVGLMLTIYAWVVALMSLPMMLLTRQVERRFLLIAIFLLFVASHVLSSFAWSFNILVLSRIGIALSHAIFWSITASLAIRVAPAGKKTQALSMLATGTALAMVLGLPIGRLIGQYLGWRITFGVIGVVALATMLCLAKLLPKLPSEHTGSLKSVPMLFKRPALVSLYLLIAVVVTAHYTAYSYIEPFIQSVAAMGDNFTTFLLLIFGAAGIIGSVLFSALGNKFPATFLLSAIALVSLCMLTLLVAATHSIAISTLCVIWGMSMMIIGLAVQVRVLALAPDATDVAMSLMSGIYNLGIGGGALLGNQVSLHLSMTNIGYVGGTIGLISLAWCLWSMKRYPQLRING, from the coding sequence ATGCAATCATCTACCGTTTCACGCAAAACAGCATGGCTACGCGTCATCATGTTAGCCATTGCTGCGTTTATTTTTAATACCACCGAGTTTGCGCCGGTGGGCCTGCTTTCTGATATTGCCGCCAGTTTTTCCATGAAAACGGCCCAGGTCGGGCTAATGCTGACCATTTACGCCTGGGTGGTCGCGCTGATGTCGCTGCCGATGATGCTACTGACTCGCCAGGTTGAGCGGCGCTTTCTGCTGATTGCGATTTTTCTGCTGTTTGTCGCCAGCCATGTGCTTTCCTCTTTCGCCTGGAGCTTTAATATCCTGGTGCTGTCACGCATTGGTATTGCGCTCTCCCATGCGATTTTCTGGTCGATTACGGCTTCGCTGGCTATCCGTGTAGCGCCTGCCGGTAAGAAAACTCAGGCGCTGAGCATGCTGGCCACGGGCACCGCGCTGGCAATGGTGCTGGGTTTGCCTATCGGACGCCTGATTGGACAGTATCTCGGCTGGCGCATCACCTTTGGCGTAATTGGCGTTGTGGCGCTGGCAACCATGCTGTGCCTCGCAAAATTGCTGCCGAAGCTGCCAAGCGAACATACCGGCTCGCTTAAAAGCGTGCCGATGCTGTTTAAGCGCCCTGCTCTGGTTTCACTTTATCTGCTGATTGCCGTTGTGGTTACTGCGCACTATACCGCCTATAGCTATATTGAACCTTTCATCCAGAGCGTCGCGGCGATGGGTGACAACTTTACCACTTTCCTGCTGCTGATCTTTGGCGCGGCGGGGATTATCGGCAGCGTATTGTTTAGCGCCCTGGGGAATAAGTTTCCGGCAACGTTTCTGCTTAGCGCAATCGCGCTGGTTTCCCTCTGCATGTTGACCCTGCTGGTTGCCGCAACGCACAGCATAGCCATCTCAACGCTCTGCGTTATCTGGGGCATGTCGATGATGATTATTGGCCTTGCCGTACAGGTCAGGGTGCTGGCGCTGGCACCGGATGCAACCGATGTGGCGATGTCATTAATGTCCGGTATTTATAATCTGGGGATTGGTGGTGGTGCGCTGCTGGGGAATCAGGTCAGTCTGCATTTATCTATGACTAATATCGGTTACGTCGGCGGTACGATAGGTTTAATTTCTCTGGCGTGGTGTTTGTGGAGTATGAAACGCTATCCTCAGCTGCGGATAAACGGTTAA
- the rhaM gene encoding L-rhamnose mutarotase, translated as MLRKAFVMQVHPDKHEEYQQRHNPIWPELAQTLKDHGAHHYSIFLDAPRHLLFAVVEIESEERWAAVAKTEVCQRWWQSMCSLMPSNPDNSPVSAELQSVFYLE; from the coding sequence ATGTTGCGTAAAGCGTTTGTTATGCAGGTGCATCCTGACAAACATGAAGAGTATCAGCAGCGCCATAATCCGATTTGGCCAGAGCTGGCGCAGACGCTGAAAGATCATGGTGCGCATCACTACAGCATTTTTTTGGATGCGCCTCGTCATCTTCTGTTTGCGGTGGTGGAAATCGAATCGGAAGAGCGCTGGGCTGCGGTAGCAAAAACGGAAGTCTGTCAGCGCTGGTGGCAGTCGATGTGTTCCCTGATGCCGTCGAATCCGGATAACAGCCCGGTGAGTGCGGAGCTCCAGTCGGTCTTTTATCTGGAGTGA
- the rhaD gene encoding rhamnulose-1-phosphate aldolase has product MQHILTSWFVQGMVKATTDMWLKGWDERNGGNVSLRLLDEEVKPFAQDFYREPRTVELTKAAPELANCWFLVTGSGKFFRNVQLDPTDSLALLQVSDDGRAYSIYWGLSNGGLPTSELASHFQSHAVRMKATNGADRVIMHCHATHFMSLSYVVELDAARFTRLLWEGSTECLVVFPDGVGIVPWMVPGTDEIGDATALQMASHSLVMWPFHGIFGAGPTLDETFGLIDTAEKSSQVVVNVLSMGGMRQSITTDQLIALGKRFGVKPWQAALDATHDHVA; this is encoded by the coding sequence ATGCAACACATTCTGACTTCATGGTTCGTCCAGGGAATGGTCAAAGCCACAACTGATATGTGGCTGAAAGGATGGGACGAACGCAACGGCGGCAACGTCAGTCTGCGTCTTCTGGATGAAGAGGTGAAACCGTTTGCGCAGGATTTTTACCGCGAACCCAGAACGGTCGAACTGACTAAAGCTGCACCAGAGCTGGCTAACTGCTGGTTCCTCGTTACCGGTTCCGGGAAATTTTTCCGTAACGTGCAGCTGGATCCCACGGATAGCCTGGCCCTGTTACAGGTCAGTGACGACGGTCGTGCTTACAGCATTTACTGGGGACTGAGCAATGGGGGACTGCCGACGTCAGAGCTGGCTTCTCACTTCCAGTCACATGCAGTAAGAATGAAGGCCACTAACGGTGCCGACAGGGTGATTATGCACTGTCACGCGACCCATTTTATGTCGCTAAGCTATGTGGTTGAGCTGGACGCGGCTCGCTTTACCCGCTTGTTATGGGAAGGCAGCACCGAATGCCTGGTGGTGTTCCCGGACGGCGTGGGAATTGTTCCCTGGATGGTGCCCGGCACGGATGAAATTGGTGATGCGACCGCCTTACAAATGGCCTCGCACAGTCTGGTGATGTGGCCGTTCCATGGCATATTTGGCGCAGGGCCGACCCTCGACGAAACCTTTGGCCTGATTGATACCGCAGAAAAATCGTCTCAGGTGGTGGTGAACGTCCTGTCGATGGGGGGAATGCGCCAGAGCATTACCACCGATCAGCTGATTGCACTGGGTAAACGTTTTGGCGTTAAGCCATGGCAGGCAGCCTTAGACGCGACGCATGACCATGTTGCGTAA
- a CDS encoding L-rhamnose isomerase, which translates to MTRAIEQAFELAGLRYAEIGVDVNAVFEQLNKLPISMHCWQGDDVRGFENPQGSLTGGIQATGNYPGRASTPAELRADLDMAMSLIPGPKRLNLHAIYLESDTPVERTEIAPQHFSRWVEWAKAKNIGLDFNPTCFSHPLSEDGFTLASADEETRQFWIEHCKASRRISAYFGEQLGTPSIMNIWVPDGMKDLTVDRFGPRQRLMNSLDEIISEKLNPAHHIDAVESKLFGIGAESYTVGSNEFCLGYASSRQTALTLDAGHFHPTEVISDKISTAMLYVPRLLLHVSRPVRWDSDHVVLLDDETQAIANEIVRQRLFDKVHIGLDFFDASINRIAAWVIGTRNTKKALLRALLEPVDMLKKLELDGDYTTRLALLEEQKSLPWQAVWEAYCLRHDVPADASWLNSVRHYEQQTLSKR; encoded by the coding sequence ATGACCCGAGCAATTGAGCAGGCGTTTGAACTGGCAGGATTGCGTTATGCGGAAATTGGCGTGGATGTAAACGCGGTTTTCGAGCAACTGAACAAGCTGCCCATTTCCATGCACTGCTGGCAAGGGGATGACGTACGCGGTTTTGAAAATCCGCAGGGTTCGCTGACCGGCGGCATTCAGGCCACCGGTAACTATCCCGGCAGGGCATCGACGCCGGCTGAACTGCGTGCCGATCTTGATATGGCAATGTCGCTGATTCCTGGCCCTAAAAGGCTGAATTTGCACGCTATCTACCTGGAAAGCGACACGCCGGTTGAACGCACCGAGATTGCGCCTCAGCATTTTTCACGCTGGGTAGAGTGGGCGAAAGCGAAGAACATCGGGCTGGATTTCAACCCAACCTGCTTTTCGCATCCTCTGAGCGAAGATGGCTTTACGCTGGCCAGCGCGGATGAGGAAACGCGCCAGTTCTGGATCGAGCATTGCAAAGCCAGCCGTAGAATTTCCGCCTACTTCGGCGAACAGCTGGGCACGCCTTCGATTATGAACATTTGGGTGCCCGACGGGATGAAAGACCTTACCGTCGACCGTTTCGGCCCGCGTCAGCGCCTGATGAATTCCCTGGATGAGATCATCAGCGAAAAACTGAACCCGGCTCATCATATTGATGCAGTGGAAAGCAAGCTTTTTGGTATCGGTGCGGAAAGCTACACCGTAGGTTCCAACGAGTTTTGCCTCGGCTATGCCAGCAGCCGCCAGACGGCATTGACGCTGGATGCCGGGCATTTCCACCCTACAGAGGTGATCTCCGACAAAATTTCTACCGCGATGCTCTACGTGCCGCGCCTGCTGCTGCACGTCAGCCGCCCGGTTCGTTGGGACAGCGATCATGTCGTCCTGCTGGATGATGAAACCCAGGCAATCGCTAACGAGATCGTTCGCCAGCGCCTGTTCGATAAAGTGCATATCGGGCTGGATTTCTTTGATGCTTCCATTAATCGCATCGCTGCCTGGGTCATCGGCACCCGTAACACCAAAAAAGCGTTGCTGCGTGCACTGCTGGAACCGGTAGACATGTTGAAAAAGCTGGAGCTGGACGGGGATTACACCACGCGCCTGGCGCTACTCGAAGAACAAAAATCGCTGCCGTGGCAGGCGGTGTGGGAAGCGTACTGCCTGCGCCACGATGTGCCTGCTGATGCCAGCTGGCTTAACAGCGTACGTCATTATGAACAACAAACTCTCAGCAAACGTTAA
- the rhaB gene encoding rhamnulokinase, giving the protein MTMRNCVAIDLGASSGRVMLCQVDTASGKVQLSEIARCVNRLVKIEDYQCWDVDALETFILASLNKLEQQDIVPDSIGIDTWGVDYVLLDAQGKRIGLPVAYRDDRTHGLMQKACREMGKEAVYQRTGIQFLPFNTLYQLRALCKDQPAWLDDVRHALLIPDYFHYRLTGKLNWEYTNATTTQLLNIHSGEWDEMLLEWTGARPAWFGKPSAPGRKVGDWKTPAGKAVPVIAVATHDTASAVLAAPLTEHNVAWLSSGTWSLMGFESVEPYNGEAALAANITNEGGAEGRFRVLKNIMGLWLLQRICSELVIEDLDSLITEAAQQPACRSLINPNDERFINPVTMVREIQDACAEQGMPTPGTAAALARCIFDSLALYYRQVLEELTAVRGAAFSQLHIVGGGCQNHFLNQLCADACGIPVIAGPVEASTLGNIGSQLIASGDVRDVTHFRQLITQNFPLKTFTPQASDAWCRSWALFQSLTHTAKELCI; this is encoded by the coding sequence ATGACCATGCGAAATTGTGTTGCTATTGATCTGGGCGCGTCCAGCGGTCGCGTCATGTTGTGCCAGGTCGATACTGCCAGCGGAAAAGTGCAGCTGAGCGAGATTGCCCGCTGCGTAAACCGACTGGTGAAAATTGAGGATTATCAGTGCTGGGATGTGGACGCCCTGGAGACATTTATTCTCGCTTCGCTTAACAAACTTGAGCAGCAGGATATCGTTCCGGACAGCATTGGCATTGATACCTGGGGCGTGGATTACGTGCTGCTGGATGCGCAGGGTAAACGCATTGGGCTGCCGGTTGCCTATCGCGACGATCGTACGCATGGCCTGATGCAGAAAGCCTGCCGTGAAATGGGGAAGGAAGCGGTTTATCAGCGCACCGGTATTCAGTTCCTGCCTTTTAACACCCTTTATCAGCTGCGAGCACTCTGTAAAGACCAGCCTGCCTGGCTGGACGATGTCCGTCATGCGCTGCTCATTCCTGACTATTTCCATTATCGCCTGACCGGAAAACTTAACTGGGAATACACCAACGCGACCACCACGCAGCTGCTCAATATTCACAGCGGGGAATGGGATGAAATGCTGCTGGAATGGACCGGTGCTCGCCCGGCCTGGTTTGGAAAACCGTCCGCACCGGGGCGTAAAGTAGGCGACTGGAAAACCCCAGCGGGAAAAGCCGTTCCGGTGATCGCTGTGGCAACGCACGATACCGCCAGCGCGGTGCTGGCCGCGCCGCTAACAGAGCACAACGTTGCCTGGCTGAGTTCCGGTACCTGGTCATTAATGGGGTTTGAAAGCGTTGAACCTTATAACGGTGAGGCGGCGCTGGCGGCTAACATCACCAATGAAGGTGGGGCGGAAGGTCGCTTTCGCGTGTTAAAAAACATTATGGGCCTGTGGCTGCTCCAGCGTATTTGCAGCGAACTGGTGATTGAGGATCTGGATAGCCTGATTACCGAGGCTGCACAGCAGCCCGCCTGCCGGTCGCTGATCAACCCTAACGACGAACGCTTTATCAATCCGGTCACCATGGTGCGTGAAATCCAGGATGCCTGCGCAGAACAGGGCATGCCGACGCCGGGTACTGCGGCCGCGCTTGCACGCTGCATCTTTGACAGCCTCGCGCTCTATTATCGTCAGGTTCTTGAAGAGCTGACTGCCGTCCGTGGCGCGGCTTTCAGCCAGTTACATATTGTTGGCGGTGGCTGCCAGAACCATTTTCTCAATCAGCTGTGCGCCGATGCCTGCGGCATCCCGGTCATTGCCGGGCCTGTTGAAGCCTCAACGTTAGGCAATATCGGTAGCCAGCTGATCGCCAGTGGCGATGTGCGAGACGTTACGCACTTCCGCCAGTTAATTACCCAGAATTTCCCCCTAAAAACTTTTACCCCACAGGCCAGTGACGCCTGGTGCCGCAGCTGGGCACTGTTTCAGTCACTGACACACACGGCTAAGGAGCTATGTATATGA